One genomic segment of Longimicrobium sp. includes these proteins:
- a CDS encoding dihydrofolate reductase family protein: MSKVVAIMSMSLDGYVADLQDGVAEVFDWYFTSGDVEFHTGGSEPMTFKVSGPSAEHLRGLWSELGAVLTGRRTFEVAHGWGGNHAWGPAFVLTHHVPAGWPRPDSTVRFVTDGIESAVSQAKAAAAGKSVGVHGADTIQQCLNAGLLDEIHVDIAAVLLGSGVRLFDHLAGTPAVLGNPSVIPGVGVTHLRYPVHRA; this comes from the coding sequence ATGTCGAAGGTTGTCGCCATCATGTCCATGTCGCTCGACGGCTACGTCGCCGACCTCCAGGATGGCGTGGCCGAAGTGTTCGACTGGTACTTCACCTCGGGGGACGTCGAATTCCACACCGGGGGGTCGGAGCCCATGACGTTCAAGGTGTCCGGGCCGAGCGCCGAGCACCTTCGCGGTCTCTGGTCCGAACTTGGCGCCGTGCTCACCGGCCGGCGCACCTTCGAGGTCGCCCACGGCTGGGGCGGAAACCACGCCTGGGGACCGGCATTCGTACTTACCCACCACGTCCCCGCCGGATGGCCGCGACCCGACTCGACGGTCCGGTTCGTGACCGACGGCATCGAAAGCGCCGTGAGCCAGGCCAAAGCCGCCGCCGCCGGGAAGTCCGTCGGGGTCCACGGCGCCGACACCATCCAGCAGTGCCTGAATGCCGGCCTCCTCGACGAAATCCACGTCGACATCGCGGCGGTTCTTCTTGGCTCCGGAGTGCGACTCTTCGACCACCTCGCCGGCACGCCGGCCGTCCTCGGCAACCCCTCGGTGATCCCGGGCGTCGGCGTTACACACCTGCGCTACCCGGTGCACAGGGCGTAG
- a CDS encoding PadR family transcriptional regulator, whose amino-acid sequence MNDDLFENLRLELRRGSLIVAVLAQLRREHYGYELRKALAGHGMAIDENTLYPLLRRLESQGLLESEWREQDKREKRFYRLSGEGRAMLEKLREERRQIDAALDQILGEA is encoded by the coding sequence ATGAACGACGACCTGTTCGAGAACCTTCGCCTGGAGCTACGCCGCGGGTCGCTGATCGTGGCGGTGCTCGCCCAGCTACGGCGCGAGCACTACGGCTACGAGCTGCGCAAGGCGCTCGCCGGGCACGGCATGGCGATCGACGAGAACACGCTGTACCCGCTGCTGCGCCGCCTGGAGAGCCAGGGGCTGCTGGAAAGCGAGTGGCGGGAGCAGGACAAGCGCGAGAAGCGCTTCTACCGCCTCTCCGGCGAGGGCAGGGCGATGCTGGAGAAGCTGCGGGAGGAGCGGAGGCAGATCGACGCGGCGCTGGACCAGATCCTGGGGGAGGCGTGA